One region of Duncaniella freteri genomic DNA includes:
- a CDS encoding peptide MFS transporter — protein sequence MFKNHPKGLIPAALSNMGERFGYYIMNAVLVLFLCSKFGLNEETSTLIYSFFYAGIYVLSLVGGYIADKTMNYKGTIISGLLVMTFGYIILSIPVLATEGNTSWLLTVTCVALFLIAFGNGLFKGNLQAIVGQLYDNPKYSSQRDSGFQIFYVFINIGGVLAPFVAPLLRSWWLNANSMSYNASFPAMCHEYLNLTDSMNEENMNNLYALATQVGHQGGDIAEFCTKYLDVFNTGIHYSFIASVAAMLISLGVFLAVKKGLPSPARREAAEETSYTAEEKAAMAKEIKQRMYALFAVLGIAIFFWFSFHQNGTSMSLFARDFVDTSTIAPEIWQAVNPFFVIVLTPVIILLFSSLAKKGKEISTPRKIAIGMGLAGIAYLFLTIYSVYMNYPSGTDFRALSEAAKAGLLSGPWVLILYYFFMTVAELFISPLGLSFVSKVAPKHMQGLCQGLWLGATAVGNLMLWIGPLIYNKAPIWVAWSVFLAVCIISMGIMFAMVKWLERVTK from the coding sequence ATGTTTAAGAACCACCCCAAGGGCCTTATACCAGCAGCCCTGAGTAACATGGGCGAGCGTTTCGGATATTACATCATGAACGCCGTGCTCGTGCTGTTCCTTTGTTCCAAGTTCGGACTCAACGAGGAGACAAGCACCCTTATCTATTCCTTCTTCTATGCCGGCATCTACGTGCTGAGCCTTGTGGGCGGATATATCGCCGACAAGACCATGAACTACAAGGGCACCATCATCTCGGGCCTTCTTGTCATGACATTTGGCTACATTATTCTATCCATTCCGGTGCTTGCCACCGAGGGCAACACCTCATGGCTGCTCACTGTGACATGTGTGGCTCTGTTCCTTATCGCATTCGGTAACGGCCTATTCAAAGGCAACCTTCAGGCAATCGTCGGTCAGCTCTACGACAATCCCAAGTACAGCTCACAGCGCGACTCAGGATTCCAGATATTCTATGTGTTCATCAACATTGGCGGCGTGCTCGCTCCGTTCGTAGCCCCATTGCTCCGCAGCTGGTGGCTCAACGCCAACAGCATGTCATACAATGCGTCGTTCCCGGCAATGTGCCATGAATACCTGAACCTCACCGACTCCATGAACGAGGAGAATATGAACAACCTCTATGCCCTTGCCACTCAGGTAGGACATCAGGGAGGTGACATAGCCGAGTTCTGCACAAAATACCTTGACGTATTCAACACAGGTATCCACTACTCGTTCATTGCTTCGGTAGCTGCCATGCTCATATCGCTTGGAGTGTTCCTCGCCGTGAAGAAAGGTCTGCCCTCACCCGCACGCCGTGAGGCTGCCGAAGAGACAAGCTACACAGCCGAAGAAAAAGCCGCTATGGCAAAGGAGATCAAGCAGAGAATGTATGCCCTCTTCGCAGTGCTCGGAATCGCGATCTTCTTCTGGTTCTCATTCCACCAGAACGGAACATCAATGTCGCTCTTCGCCCGCGACTTCGTGGACACATCCACTATCGCCCCTGAAATATGGCAGGCTGTCAATCCGTTCTTCGTGATCGTCCTGACTCCGGTAATCATACTTCTCTTCTCCTCACTCGCCAAAAAGGGTAAAGAGATATCAACCCCGCGCAAAATTGCTATAGGTATGGGTCTTGCAGGTATCGCCTACCTGTTCCTCACCATCTACTCTGTATACATGAATTATCCTTCAGGCACTGATTTCCGCGCCCTCAGCGAAGCTGCCAAGGCAGGGCTTCTTTCAGGACCATGGGTACTCATCCTGTACTATTTCTTCATGACAGTAGCCGAACTGTTCATCTCTCCCCTCGGACTCTCGTTCGTATCAAAGGTGGCACCCAAGCACATGCAGGGCCTCTGTCAGGGTCTGTGGCTCGGAGCTACAGCCGTAGGCAACCTCATGCTTTGGATCGGCCCGCTGATCTACAATAAGGCTCCCATCTGGGTAGCATGGTCAGTGTTCCTCGCTGTATGTATCATATCCATGGGCATCATGTTCGCGATGGTAAAATGGCTTGAGCGAGTTACCAAGTAG
- a CDS encoding TonB-dependent receptor → MRHILTTLILLSVMSGAKGAESPTNVTYAPADTSATPLGEVSVTAIKHSSSLMRQPVTVTTINQRQIERFNVSGMKGVSEIAPNFYMPDYGSRMTSSIYVRGIGTRIDQPAVGLNIDNIPYLNKNSYDFDMLDVERIEVLRGPQSTLYGRNTIAGLINVYTLSPLSYQGLRFMAEGSLPGAYRAGMGVYHKLAPRLGMSINGYASHTHGYFRNLHNGKHADGTTDFSGRWRTVWRPTDRLSIENVLSAGHSKQSGYPYAYVETGDINYNDTCFYRRTSVTDGLTVRWIGPHFSIASITGLQYLKDNMTLDQDFLPDSYFTLTQRQYDRSVTQDIVIRGNAGNYSWLAGVFGFYKHNRMTAPVTFKEDGIDRLILKNINSKLPEGMELRWNDDEFILGNDFRTPTKGIAVYHRSTLDLGKWTLSASLRFDYEQTALSYHSNVNTSATMYRMMGQAGMIPLLTQEIAIDDYGKLKKSFRELLPNVSVTYNMKNSAVFLSVAKGFKAGGFNTQMFSNILQSKMMAVAGHGEEADVDQYVSYKPETSWNYELGGHFSCDQGRVYSTFSAFFIDVRDQQVTVFPEGDGTGRMMANAGRTRSLGAELTLRYTPSARWRFDLAYGYTNATFRHFFDGHDDLSGKRVPYAPSNTLFLSAAYRMPVRSSMVEAISFCPTLRGTGSIYWDEMNIYRQPFYAELGASIRLEHSRYSLDLWGKNLTDTKFDVFRYESIGNNFFQRGKPLCAGITLRVHIDNI, encoded by the coding sequence ATGCGGCATATACTAACAACATTAATCCTGCTCTCCGTAATGTCAGGAGCCAAAGGGGCTGAATCGCCTACAAACGTAACCTACGCTCCTGCCGATACCTCAGCCACACCCCTCGGTGAAGTCAGTGTCACAGCTATCAAACATTCCTCATCGCTGATGAGGCAGCCTGTCACAGTGACCACCATCAATCAGAGGCAGATCGAACGTTTCAACGTGAGCGGCATGAAAGGCGTGAGCGAGATCGCACCGAACTTCTATATGCCGGATTACGGCTCCAGAATGACATCTTCGATATATGTGCGCGGCATTGGCACCCGCATAGACCAACCCGCCGTCGGACTAAATATCGATAACATCCCCTACCTAAACAAAAACAGCTATGATTTCGATATGCTTGATGTGGAGCGAATCGAAGTGCTCCGCGGTCCGCAGTCGACACTCTACGGACGCAACACCATAGCCGGACTCATCAATGTCTATACACTCTCTCCTCTTTCATATCAGGGATTAAGGTTCATGGCTGAGGGGAGCCTGCCTGGAGCCTACCGCGCCGGAATGGGGGTATATCATAAGCTCGCACCACGGCTGGGCATGAGCATCAACGGATATGCATCACACACTCACGGATATTTCCGAAATCTCCACAACGGCAAACACGCCGACGGGACAACCGACTTCTCAGGAAGATGGAGAACCGTGTGGCGTCCCACTGACCGGTTGAGCATAGAAAATGTGCTCTCGGCAGGACACTCAAAGCAGAGCGGCTACCCATATGCCTATGTCGAGACAGGTGACATCAATTACAATGACACATGCTTCTACCGTCGCACATCCGTCACCGACGGACTCACCGTAAGGTGGATAGGTCCCCACTTCAGCATCGCGTCCATTACTGGACTACAGTATCTCAAAGACAACATGACTCTTGATCAGGACTTCCTCCCTGACAGCTACTTCACTCTTACCCAACGCCAATACGACAGGAGTGTGACACAGGACATAGTGATACGCGGCAATGCAGGCAATTATTCCTGGCTTGCAGGTGTGTTCGGCTTCTACAAGCACAACCGCATGACAGCACCTGTGACATTCAAGGAGGACGGCATCGACCGCCTTATACTCAAGAACATAAATTCAAAACTACCGGAAGGGATGGAACTGAGATGGAATGATGACGAATTCATCCTCGGAAACGACTTCCGCACACCCACCAAAGGGATAGCAGTGTACCACAGAAGTACACTCGACCTTGGGAAATGGACCCTGTCAGCCTCTCTGCGCTTCGACTACGAGCAGACTGCTCTCTCATATCACAGCAATGTGAACACCTCTGCCACCATGTACAGAATGATGGGGCAGGCAGGAATGATCCCCTTGTTAACCCAGGAAATAGCAATCGACGATTACGGCAAACTCAAGAAATCCTTCCGCGAATTACTACCCAACGTCTCTGTGACATACAATATGAAGAATTCAGCTGTATTCCTATCCGTAGCCAAAGGATTCAAGGCTGGAGGATTCAACACACAGATGTTCAGCAATATCCTTCAGTCCAAAATGATGGCAGTGGCAGGGCACGGAGAGGAAGCTGACGTAGACCAATACGTAAGCTACAAACCGGAGACCTCATGGAACTATGAGCTCGGAGGGCACTTCTCCTGCGACCAAGGCAGGGTCTACTCCACATTCTCAGCATTCTTCATTGATGTGCGTGACCAGCAAGTCACAGTCTTTCCTGAAGGAGACGGCACAGGACGCATGATGGCAAATGCCGGCCGCACGCGCTCATTAGGAGCAGAACTCACTCTGCGATACACCCCATCGGCAAGATGGAGATTCGACCTTGCCTACGGATACACCAATGCTACGTTCCGCCATTTCTTTGACGGACACGACGATCTTTCAGGAAAGCGTGTCCCCTATGCGCCATCCAACACACTCTTCCTCTCGGCTGCCTACCGCATGCCAGTGCGCTCATCGATGGTCGAAGCCATAAGCTTCTGCCCCACTCTGCGCGGGACAGGCTCGATATACTGGGACGAAATGAACATATACCGTCAACCATTCTATGCGGAGCTCGGAGCATCCATACGCTTAGAGCACTCTCGCTATTCACTCGATCTGTGGGGAAAGAATCTTACCGATACAAAGTTTGACGTATTCCGTTACGAATCCATAGGCAACAACTTCTTTCAGAGAGGCAAACCTCTCTGCGCCGGCATAACACTGCGCGTTCACATCGACAATATTTAG
- the bla gene encoding class A beta-lactamase: MKKFFFRIYLFAAAAMLASCSTRNTNNPVTHAATDTDALRDSISAIISDVTGEIGVAAIIDSKDTVTVNDIDKYALMSVFKMHQAVAICHSFDLKGTPLDTIIEIDRTSLNPDTWSPMLKEHDNEHFSTPVSELLRYTLMQSDNNASNLMFDRLVSVAETDSFIATLIPRNSFRITERESDMQSDHSRSYNNHSSPLGVAMLVERLFTDSILSHEKQEFICETMRSCSTGTDRIAAPLINKDGITIAHKTGSGYINENGRLIAHNDAAYITLPDGTSYTLVILVKDFAGNEKQAAAIMARISDTVYQAISQDKSHN, translated from the coding sequence ATGAAAAAATTTTTCTTCCGGATATATCTTTTCGCCGCTGCCGCAATGCTTGCCTCGTGCTCGACACGAAACACAAACAATCCTGTAACCCATGCCGCAACAGACACTGATGCCCTACGTGACAGCATATCGGCAATCATCTCTGACGTGACAGGAGAAATCGGAGTAGCAGCCATCATTGACAGCAAGGACACCGTAACAGTCAACGACATTGACAAATATGCCCTGATGAGTGTCTTTAAGATGCATCAGGCAGTAGCCATCTGCCATTCTTTCGATCTAAAAGGCACTCCTCTTGACACAATAATAGAGATTGACCGCACATCGCTCAACCCCGACACCTGGAGCCCCATGCTTAAGGAGCATGATAATGAACACTTCAGCACACCTGTAAGCGAACTCCTACGCTACACACTGATGCAAAGTGACAACAATGCGAGCAATCTGATGTTTGACCGGCTGGTAAGCGTAGCCGAAACCGACAGCTTCATAGCCACTCTCATCCCGCGCAACAGTTTCAGAATCACTGAACGCGAATCCGACATGCAGTCCGATCATTCCAGAAGCTACAATAACCATTCATCACCCTTGGGGGTCGCAATGCTTGTGGAACGACTGTTCACCGACAGCATACTAAGCCATGAAAAACAGGAATTCATATGTGAGACAATGCGTAGCTGTTCTACCGGGACTGACCGAATAGCCGCACCGCTTATTAATAAGGATGGCATAACCATAGCCCATAAGACAGGCTCCGGATACATCAATGAAAATGGCAGGCTTATAGCCCACAATGATGCCGCATACATCACTCTTCCCGACGGCACATCCTACACACTCGTAATCCTTGTGAAAGACTTCGCCGGAAACGAAAAGCAAGCTGCCGCCATAATGGCTCGCATTTCCGATACTGTCTACCAGGCAATCTCTCAAGACAAGTCACACAATTAA
- a CDS encoding OmpA family protein encodes MKLLKVIGVPMLAVCVLGMTGCSSMTNTGKGALIGGGAGTGVGAGLGALIGGGKGAAIGAAIGAAVGTGAGVLIGKKMDKQQAELEAELAKQAQIEKTTDANGLQAIKVTFNSGILFPTNGTTLNANAKTDLSKFASSLINNPNTNVQIYGYTDDTGSLAVNERVSTGRADAVRNYLLNSGVQANRLSAQGLPMQDYVASNSTPEGRAQNRRVEIYITANQQMIDAANAGTLK; translated from the coding sequence ATGAAACTTCTCAAGGTTATAGGTGTTCCGATGCTGGCAGTGTGCGTGCTCGGGATGACAGGATGTTCGTCAATGACCAATACCGGTAAGGGTGCCCTTATTGGCGGCGGGGCAGGAACTGGTGTAGGAGCCGGTCTCGGAGCTCTTATCGGTGGAGGCAAGGGTGCTGCAATCGGTGCTGCAATCGGTGCCGCTGTAGGCACAGGAGCCGGTGTGCTCATAGGAAAAAAGATGGATAAGCAGCAGGCTGAACTTGAAGCTGAACTTGCAAAGCAGGCGCAGATCGAAAAAACTACCGATGCCAATGGTCTACAGGCTATTAAGGTTACATTCAACAGTGGAATCCTTTTTCCCACCAACGGTACCACACTCAATGCCAACGCCAAGACTGATCTCAGCAAGTTTGCTTCATCGCTTATAAATAACCCTAACACAAATGTTCAGATATACGGTTATACCGATGACACCGGCTCGCTTGCTGTAAACGAACGAGTATCCACAGGTCGTGCCGATGCTGTGCGCAACTATCTTCTTAACAGTGGCGTTCAGGCAAACCGCCTCTCAGCTCAGGGACTGCCTATGCAGGATTATGTAGCGTCCAACTCTACCCCTGAGGGTCGTGCCCAAAACCGTCGTGTGGAGATCTATATCACCGCTAATCAGCAGATGATCGATGCAGCCAACGCCGGAACACTAAAGTGA
- the nadB gene encoding L-aspartate oxidase: MTRKYDFLVIGSGIAGMSFALKVAGHGTVALVCKTTLDEANTALAQGGVASVTDFKVDDFEKHIHDTMVAGDWLSDPEAVEKVIRNAPSQIEELIHWGVNFDKKEDGSFDLHREGGHSEFRILHHADNTGFEIQDSLIKAVRANKNIDVYEHHFAIEIITQHHLGKIVTRRTPDITCYGAYVLNTETGEVDTFLSKLTLMATGGAGAVYQTTTNPLVATGDGIAMVYRAKGTVKDMEFIQFHPTALYHPGDRPSFLITEAMRGYGAVLRNKRGEEFMQKYDPRLSLAPRDIVARAIDSEMKLHGDDHVYLDVTHKDPEETKKHFPNIYAKCMSLGIDITKDYIPVAPAAHYLCGGIKVDTNGESSIRRLYAVGECSCTGLHGGNRLASNSLIEAVVYADAAARHSMEHISHYDFRSDVPAWNDEGTRHPEEMVLITQSIKEVGQIMGTYVGIVRSNLRLDRAWNRLDILYEETEKLFKCSKASREICELRNIINVGYLIMRQAKERKESRGLHYTVDYPHL, encoded by the coding sequence ATGACACGAAAATATGATTTTCTCGTAATAGGGTCAGGCATTGCAGGAATGAGCTTTGCCCTAAAGGTAGCCGGCCACGGCACTGTTGCATTAGTGTGCAAAACCACACTCGATGAGGCCAACACCGCTCTCGCCCAGGGAGGCGTAGCGTCGGTGACCGACTTCAAGGTCGATGACTTTGAAAAACATATCCACGACACTATGGTGGCAGGCGACTGGCTCAGCGATCCTGAAGCAGTGGAGAAAGTGATAAGAAATGCCCCGTCGCAGATCGAAGAACTGATCCATTGGGGAGTAAATTTTGACAAGAAAGAGGACGGCTCATTCGATCTGCACAGAGAAGGAGGACACTCGGAGTTCCGTATACTCCATCATGCCGACAACACCGGTTTTGAAATCCAGGACTCGCTTATCAAAGCTGTCCGCGCCAACAAAAATATAGATGTCTACGAGCACCACTTCGCTATCGAGATAATCACCCAGCATCATCTCGGCAAGATTGTGACCCGCCGCACACCCGACATTACATGCTACGGAGCCTATGTGCTCAACACCGAGACAGGAGAAGTCGACACATTCCTTTCAAAATTGACCCTTATGGCAACCGGAGGAGCCGGAGCCGTATATCAGACCACAACCAATCCACTTGTCGCCACCGGCGACGGCATAGCCATGGTATACCGCGCCAAAGGAACTGTCAAGGATATGGAATTCATACAGTTCCACCCCACAGCTCTTTACCATCCCGGCGACCGGCCGTCATTTCTCATCACCGAGGCAATGCGAGGTTACGGAGCGGTGTTGCGCAACAAGCGCGGCGAGGAATTCATGCAAAAATACGATCCCCGGCTCTCACTCGCGCCACGCGACATTGTGGCACGAGCCATTGACTCTGAGATGAAGCTCCACGGCGACGACCATGTGTACCTCGACGTGACTCACAAGGACCCGGAGGAAACCAAGAAGCATTTCCCCAACATATATGCGAAATGCATGTCGCTCGGCATAGACATCACCAAGGACTATATCCCTGTGGCACCAGCCGCCCACTATCTGTGCGGAGGCATAAAAGTCGACACTAACGGAGAGTCGTCCATCAGACGACTTTATGCCGTAGGCGAATGTTCCTGCACAGGGCTCCACGGAGGCAACCGTCTCGCATCCAATTCGCTCATCGAGGCTGTAGTGTATGCCGATGCGGCAGCCCGACACTCCATGGAGCATATCAGCCATTACGATTTCCGTAGCGATGTGCCTGCCTGGAACGACGAGGGGACACGCCATCCTGAAGAGATGGTGCTCATAACCCAAAGCATCAAAGAGGTAGGTCAGATCATGGGGACATATGTAGGCATCGTGCGATCCAACCTGCGGCTCGACCGTGCCTGGAACCGTCTTGACATCCTATATGAAGAGACCGAGAAACTGTTCAAATGCTCCAAAGCATCACGCGAGATATGCGAACTACGCAACATCATCAACGTAGGCTACCTCATAATGCGTCAGGCCAAAGAACGCAAGGAGTCACGCGGGCTTCATTATACGGTAGATTATCCCCACTTATAG
- a CDS encoding glutaminase: MKDYNEILKEIAIEIEPLRHIGRQADYIPALAKVNPDRFGMCITSTDGIVTEYGDMEERFSIQSVTKVFSLSMSLSLKGEQLWTRVSKEPSGAAFNSLIQLELDRGIPKNPFINAGAIVLADVLMSELESPLEEYLAFVRAISNDPTIDYNHEVASSEREKGYINAAIANMLKYYGNLDNDIEDVLRFYFMQCSVEMNCRQLSRAFLPFANRKSEFLFNGIHLTASQVKRINAIMQTCGFYNDAGEYSYLVGLPGKSGVGGGIGAVYPGRYAVATWSPRLNEKGNSVMGMKALELLTTYTNESIF, from the coding sequence ATGAAAGACTATAACGAGATTCTTAAGGAGATTGCCATAGAGATCGAACCTCTTCGCCACATAGGAAGGCAAGCCGACTATATCCCGGCTCTTGCCAAAGTCAACCCCGACCGTTTCGGTATGTGCATCACCTCGACCGATGGCATAGTGACCGAATATGGCGACATGGAGGAACGTTTCTCCATACAGAGCGTCACCAAAGTGTTCTCACTGTCGATGAGCCTCTCTCTCAAAGGAGAGCAATTATGGACAAGGGTCAGCAAAGAGCCTTCGGGAGCAGCATTCAATTCCCTGATACAGCTTGAACTTGACCGTGGTATTCCCAAGAACCCATTCATAAACGCAGGAGCCATAGTGCTTGCCGATGTACTTATGTCGGAACTTGAATCACCACTTGAGGAATATCTCGCATTCGTGCGGGCAATATCAAATGACCCTACCATTGACTACAACCATGAAGTAGCATCCTCCGAACGTGAGAAAGGATACATAAATGCAGCAATAGCCAATATGCTCAAATATTACGGCAACCTTGACAATGATATCGAGGATGTGCTCCGGTTCTACTTCATGCAATGCTCCGTAGAGATGAATTGCCGTCAGCTTTCAAGAGCATTCCTTCCGTTTGCCAATAGGAAATCTGAATTCCTATTCAACGGCATACATCTCACCGCTTCACAGGTAAAGCGAATAAACGCCATAATGCAGACCTGCGGATTCTACAACGATGCCGGCGAATACTCCTATCTCGTCGGACTCCCAGGCAAGAGCGGTGTGGGTGGAGGCATAGGGGCAGTATACCCCGGACGATATGCCGTTGCCACATGGAGCCCGCGTCTCAACGAAAAAGGCAATTCAGTCATGGGCATGAAAGCCCTTGAACTGCTCACCACATACACTAATGAATCCATATTCTGA
- a CDS encoding CinA family nicotinamide mononucleotide deamidase-related protein, which translates to MKVSVIVIGDELLIGQVVDTNSGWIARHISPYGWEVNDVQTVGDNADEIRRSIDRAFELSSVVLTTGGLGPTKDDITKSVLCDYFGGEMVTDNSVTENVNRIFARRGIKMNPLTAAQAIVPSSCRVIQNRVGTAPIMWFEREDGKVLVSMPGVPFETSTMMSEAVFPALRERFPSPVHIEHAVLMVTDYTESGLAMKISAWEESLPEHLHLAYLPKPGLIRLRLDGHHEDVAFIREEVARELAVLKDILGPAVLADEDLTPAEILLKECIEKGVTISTAESCTGGNIAHELTLIPGASEVVNGGVVSYSNGVKVNVLGVSAADIDANGAVSIPVVRQMAAGAQRVASSRLAVATSGIAGPGGGSEEKPVGTVCICARLDDKELYETAHFNGSRARIIDSATTRALILAIKLIKEL; encoded by the coding sequence ATGAAAGTATCCGTTATTGTCATTGGAGACGAATTGCTGATAGGTCAGGTTGTCGATACCAATTCGGGATGGATTGCCCGCCATATATCACCTTATGGATGGGAGGTGAATGATGTTCAGACCGTTGGAGACAACGCCGACGAGATACGTCGATCCATCGACCGGGCTTTTGAGCTAAGTTCGGTAGTGCTCACTACCGGAGGGCTTGGTCCGACTAAGGACGATATCACCAAGTCGGTGCTTTGCGATTACTTCGGAGGGGAGATGGTGACCGACAATTCCGTTACAGAGAATGTCAACCGTATATTTGCCCGCCGAGGCATAAAAATGAACCCTCTCACAGCGGCGCAGGCTATCGTCCCCAGTTCCTGCCGGGTGATTCAGAACCGTGTCGGGACTGCTCCAATCATGTGGTTTGAGCGTGAGGACGGTAAGGTGCTCGTATCAATGCCCGGGGTGCCTTTCGAGACATCCACAATGATGTCGGAGGCGGTGTTTCCTGCCCTGCGAGAGCGTTTTCCATCGCCGGTACATATAGAACATGCTGTTCTGATGGTCACCGACTACACTGAGAGCGGACTTGCCATGAAGATATCCGCATGGGAAGAGTCTCTTCCTGAACATCTGCATCTTGCATATTTGCCTAAGCCGGGGCTGATACGTTTGCGTCTCGACGGTCATCATGAGGATGTCGCTTTTATCAGAGAGGAGGTAGCTCGTGAACTGGCAGTCCTGAAAGATATTCTCGGTCCGGCAGTCCTTGCGGATGAGGACCTTACTCCGGCTGAAATACTTCTGAAAGAATGTATTGAAAAAGGTGTCACAATATCTACGGCTGAAAGTTGCACCGGTGGCAACATTGCCCATGAGCTCACACTTATTCCTGGAGCGTCAGAGGTGGTCAACGGTGGTGTGGTGTCATATAGCAATGGAGTTAAGGTAAATGTGCTTGGAGTCTCCGCTGCTGACATAGATGCGAATGGAGCGGTTAGCATACCTGTGGTGCGTCAGATGGCTGCCGGAGCTCAACGCGTAGCATCGTCACGCCTTGCAGTGGCGACAAGTGGCATAGCAGGTCCGGGCGGAGGCTCTGAGGAGAAGCCTGTAGGGACGGTGTGCATATGTGCGCGTCTTGATGACAAGGAACTTTACGAGACAGCTCATTTCAACGGTTCCAGAGCCCGCATAATCGACTCGGCTACCACCCGCGCTCTTATTCTGGCGATCAAGCTCATTAAAGAACTGTAA
- a CDS encoding DNA alkylation repair protein, with translation MQIIKRRFFAMRNGIIADTLRKAGLEYKIIFGLNLPQITEIAAEQPHEADLAEELWADRRTRESLMLAPMLYPAADMDSATAARWIRTAPTTEVADVLCLKLLRHIPEAIDLAIEAAGSDEEMVRYTALRLMFNLLNTASSPAGREAGFPSPKEIAHIMHPFVKAERQAASRLTQTLSIQLLDEIEFILE, from the coding sequence ATGCAGATAATAAAGCGTAGATTCTTTGCTATGCGCAACGGAATCATCGCTGACACACTCCGCAAAGCCGGACTTGAATACAAGATCATATTCGGGCTCAATCTCCCACAGATAACAGAAATAGCTGCCGAGCAGCCCCATGAGGCAGATCTGGCTGAAGAACTGTGGGCTGACCGCCGCACCCGCGAGAGCCTTATGCTTGCTCCCATGCTCTACCCTGCCGCCGACATGGACTCCGCAACAGCTGCCCGATGGATACGTACCGCACCCACGACAGAAGTGGCTGATGTGCTATGCCTCAAGCTTCTCCGCCACATCCCCGAGGCTATCGACTTAGCCATCGAAGCAGCCGGATCAGACGAGGAAATGGTGAGATATACAGCCCTGCGCCTGATGTTCAACCTTCTAAATACAGCCTCATCCCCAGCCGGACGCGAGGCAGGATTTCCGTCACCGAAAGAAATCGCCCATATTATGCACCCTTTTGTAAAAGCTGAAAGACAGGCTGCCAGCCGGCTGACCCAAACTTTATCGATTCAATTGCTTGATGAAATCGAATTTATTTTGGAATAA
- the tsaD gene encoding tRNA (adenosine(37)-N6)-threonylcarbamoyltransferase complex transferase subunit TsaD, giving the protein MSVTVLGIESSCDDTSAAVIRDGVLLSNVIASQDVHAEYGGVVPELASRAHQQNIVPVVDTALKRAGIDKHDLSAIAFTRGPGLLGSLHVGTSFAKGLSLGLRVPIVDVNHLHGHVLSHFIRREENDVVPEYPFLCLLVSGGNSQLILVRNYNDMEILGRTIDDAAGEAFDKCAKVMGLPYPGGPHIDRLAAEGDASKFKFAKPHIPGLDYSFSGLKTSFLYTLRDNVKLDPDFIEKNLADLAASLQHTIIDILMDKLDKAVKQTGVRTVAIGGGVSANSGVRDAVAAYCQRRGLTAFIPPRLFTTDNAAMVAIAGYYKYIDRIFCCYDQVPYARVGV; this is encoded by the coding sequence ATGAGCGTAACGGTATTAGGAATCGAATCGTCGTGTGACGATACTTCGGCAGCAGTTATCCGCGACGGCGTGTTGCTCAGCAATGTAATAGCATCGCAGGATGTTCATGCCGAATATGGTGGTGTTGTGCCTGAGCTTGCTTCGCGGGCTCATCAGCAGAACATTGTACCGGTGGTGGACACTGCCCTCAAACGTGCCGGTATCGATAAGCACGACCTGTCGGCTATAGCATTCACTCGCGGACCTGGACTTCTCGGCTCGCTTCATGTTGGCACATCTTTCGCCAAGGGTCTTTCCCTCGGGTTGCGTGTTCCTATTGTGGATGTCAATCATCTTCATGGTCATGTGCTCTCTCATTTCATACGTCGTGAGGAGAATGATGTCGTGCCTGAGTATCCGTTCCTCTGTCTGCTTGTCTCCGGTGGCAACAGTCAGCTGATACTTGTACGCAATTACAATGATATGGAGATTCTTGGCCGCACCATCGATGATGCAGCCGGCGAGGCTTTCGACAAGTGCGCCAAGGTTATGGGACTGCCTTATCCCGGAGGTCCGCATATCGATCGTCTTGCAGCTGAGGGTGATGCCTCTAAATTCAAGTTTGCCAAGCCTCATATCCCGGGTCTGGACTATAGTTTCAGCGGACTGAAGACCTCGTTTCTTTACACGCTCCGTGACAATGTGAAGCTTGATCCTGATTTTATTGAGAAGAATCTGGCTGATCTTGCGGCATCATTACAGCACACTATCATAGATATCCTCATGGATAAGCTTGACAAGGCTGTAAAACAGACCGGAGTAAGGACTGTAGCTATAGGCGGAGGTGTCTCAGCCAATTCGGGTGTGCGTGATGCCGTCGCCGCCTATTGTCAACGGCGTGGGCTCACAGCTTTCATACCTCCGAGATTGTTTACTACCGATAATGCCGCTATGGTCGCTATAGCCGGTTATTATAAATATATCGACCGAATATTCTGTTGTTACGATCAGGTGCCGTATGCCCGCGTAGGAGTATGA